Part of the Vigna radiata var. radiata cultivar VC1973A chromosome 11, Vradiata_ver6, whole genome shotgun sequence genome is shown below.
TTCAACATCTTCTGCTGCTCTTTTATGGAGAAGCTTCCCAATGAAGACAAAATCTCATCATCCCAATTCtccttatttttcttcttctgctcCTTCTTCTTGGGAGAGCACCACAAACACCCCCTCCTCcgaggaggagaaggagaaggggAACTTGAAGACTGCAAAGGAGAGTGCTGTTTGGAACCATCCTTTTGCGCCGGTTTGAAAATGGAAGACATGGAACTTTTCTCAGAGGAAGAAGGGGTAAAAGGAGGCGAAGAAACAGACTCATCTTTAGGTTTTTCTTCCACTCCCTTTTTGTCATGAGAAGAAGTGTACCCAGAATCTGGGTTCTGTTTGGAGGGCGAAAAATTGAAACTTGCCTCGTTTCTTGAAGTGGGGGTGGGAAATGTGCGAGCTTTGGTTGGTGGGAAGGATTTGAGGTTGCGGAAACGAGTTTCGAGGTGGGAAGGGAGGACGGAGTTGGTGATTCCGGCGCAGTTGATGGCGGAGAGTTGGTCCAACACGCATGCATCTTGGGCCAGTGAGATAATTTCTTCTATGGCTGACTCGTTGTCGGTGTCGGAGAAGTCGTAGAAACCCATGTTTTGTTGGGAATGCACTGTGAGTGTTGTTGTGTAAAGTCTGTGTGAAAtggaaaagaggaagaagagagacaGTAACAAGAGCGTGACGAGGTTCAGTTTCCAACGGCTAATTGGGCCGTTTTGGAGAGTGGGGCCACGCGCGTATTTTGGAGACCCACTACTTCACGTAGTGCCTGTAAATACGGACACGTGGCATATTTTTCTCCTGAATACtataacttgtttatttttttttatctcattttacTTCTTACagtaatgaaattaaaaaagtatttatgttAATTACAGATATAATGAGTAATTATATTGAACAGTTAATGTGATTAAATTGATGAGTTATGATTTAATTGACAAAACTTAGATTTATATATTGTTGGTACTATTTTCTATCTCGATCTACAGTTTCATTTTCTAATTGATGATATATTTGATGAATTTGTTGTACAGTTTTACTACTTCAACGAAAAATTTTGTTCCATTTcctaaaattgtaaatttaataaaattcctaaaattttaaatttaataaatagggACTCAAGTGAAGAGGAAAACACCTACTTCAAAGACACATCTATATTAGTAAATTAAAGTGtgaaatatattaatctttGGTATGTATACTTTTTTTGGAGATAAAAATGTAATGTTCATggtgaaaaaaatgtaatttatttaaaaaaaatgaaaatttgacattattctttggtaaaataaggaaatatataaaatagtaaatataataagaaatatagaAGGAAGTAAgaggaaatataaaattagagtGGATGTAAAATTAGAGTTATAAAACAGTAGAAATGGTGATGGAGAATAAAGTAGAATTACAGTGAGTGTATTATTTACTATATCACAGTTTACTTCATTTAGAAATATCTCTaccataaaattaaaacaattatttgaacaaatttaaaaatgttatcattaattaaatatcactGATATTCTGAATATTTTCTTCTGAATATCTCTAATTAAATATAccttaattttatcattaattaaatatctataccttaattttttttaaaaggtaccTTTACTTTATCACTGATATTCTGAATATTTTCTTCTAATATTctcaatcatttttttaaatactatcaaaactcaaaataaagtttcaatgaaagatttttttttcttcataaaatttttaaattattttcctctaattttaaaaaattatatgatcaaAATGATAAACTAGggaaaacacctctctaacctttaattttaggaagaaaaatataattttatcgtCATTATTTATTGGTATTATAGTTTTGATGttgttttaaattctttttaattattattagtacaGTAAGGTTATCTATTTCTCAACTTTACTTCTTCTCTTAAAAATATccacatttttaattaattatttagttttaaatatattaattttcaaatttgttaattgaaaattttcacacATATCTCACATCAAAaccaaaagtaaataaaaaaatgttcaactattttttaacttaaaaattaactaaatatctaaaaattattGACTGTCAcactttattttcatattagttACTTTGTCGAACTAAAATATGATTGCAggaaataattttaagtttaagattaattatttattttaaataaaataaatatgcatttcacttttatttaagtaggctttattttaatttaaagtagGTCTCATCCTTTCATATTATCCATAAAACTCTCTTATaactttcttattaaaattacatttttataaaatttccttaaaccttaatttatttaaattaaattatataaatatttttaaggacTTAAGCCCctcatcttaaatttaaaatatcattaatttaaagttaaaaccatttaggcgtctctatttttgtaaggtatttccaatttggtccccttcttttaaacattttcaattgagtccatataagtgttaatttgaaacaaattagcccctgccgttaaGAATTGTTAacagtgttaaaattgtgcagagatgagtagatgacgtggttaaaattctccttttgaagtgttaaaattgtgcagaggtgttaaaattgtgtagaggagaattttaaccacgtcatctacctacctctgcacaattttaacaccgttaacgactTTTAACGGCAGAcactaatttgtttgaaattagcacttataagaactcaattacgaaggttaaaaaaaaaaagaccaaattgagaataaattacaaaaatagggacgGCTAGATGGTTTTaaccataatttaaaaagtaatccAATTCCATTTAGATGGTTTTaaccataatttaaaaagtaatccAATTCCATTGAAAGAATACTATTCAATTTCTAAAAATCAAATTGCTTCAAATGGGTCCCAACATCTCACCGACTACCACATATGAATCAACCAAAACCAACACATTCTTCAAAGAACACCTCATCTCAACAACTCCACAGATTTTCACATTCTTCAATCATCTGAATTTTGATTagttattgaaaaaattgtgTCATCCGAAGAATTTGATAATGGAATCAGGATGTTGCTTTTGCTTCTTCTCGAGCAAGAAGAGTGTTGTTGTTGGAAGGAATGGCAGAAGCAGTTCAGAAGAGGTTCAGTGGGGAAAGAATGATGAGATGCTATCTGACAGAAGCACGTTTTCTGtgaaagaacaagaaaagaggTTGAAGAAAGCtttggaagaggaagaaaaggttAGCAAGGAAGCAGAGAGGGTTGTCCAATGGGTCAAGCACGAATCTGCAAAAATTCATCTTTCTGCAGTCAAATCAGTTCTTAATGAACCTCAAAAAGAATCAAATGTTGTGTAAAACATTATTGTCACTTTCTTTTGAGAAATTATTGTATATGTTTCATAGTATTATGGGTGGCTTCCTTTTCATTTTAGATCAATTTTTGTGTCAAGTTGAAATTGGATCATTTAATAATTTCTGGTTTCTTTAGCTTCAAGTTATGAATCATTGGTATTGTTGAAGAAGATATGCCTGTTGACCTTGTCCACAAAGGACTGTGTTGgacttttcaagaaaaaaatctaTATGCATCAAGAAttcaaattacaattttatacatggaaaatgatattttgacatcatttttacaccattttgacaatgcacacgtgttaaaatatggttggaagatttcaaattaaaaaaaaaactttggtttttttcttccaaatatgtccctagctcagctttttttaatttgaaaccgttcaaccacattttgacacgtgcgcagtgtcaaaatgatgtcaaaaattggtgtcaaaatatcattttccttcatACATACTTATTGCTCAAAGTAAGAAAGATTAAAAGAGATACTATCTTAATTTCTCTATCTTTGAAATCCTTTTTTACTTGCTAGTATAGTGATTTTATAGTTAGTGTATTGAGAATTCGGCTTATTGTGTGgtaaattgaatttataatccatatataaaatttaaatattaaatcatatcaaaaaataaaattttcaaatgtttttttatttttaaattatttagattacattgtatttttgtaattttaaattgtatttgaagtttaatatattttttattaaattttctttaaatttcaataaaaaaaattataattcttattttgggattgaaagaaaaaactttatttagCAACTCTTATAGTCTATGATATTAATGATtcaaatgtatatattaattgtattttaacatcaaacgTATACATtgacttttgtttatttttaatttttctttttctttataattattaaaacgagacattttaaaatttaaataatgttatagataaaataaagaaaaaatagcaaaaaaaaaaaaaggaaaagaaaggagATACATGATATTTTAGTTAACACTcaattttgtttggaaaaatatgagaaaatgaaaagaaagaacatTATGTAGATGTAAAACTTCTCCCTGTGTTAAAGACACATCATACCTATTAACTATATTCCACGTCATGGAAAAAATGCAACACATTGCTGTGACAAATCTACGACCAATTTGGTTTggataatgattaaaaataaagaaaatctaacacaaagaaaaagaaaagtacaaAAGCAAAAGATAAACTATTACCAACTTGGCAgaataaactttatattttgatttatctTGATAAAATTCAGTGTTATCACATTACAAAATTAagattcctttttctttatgtgttttttcttttcttgaccttttttaatttttaaaattttatttatttgtgaattcgatttgattttttgaaaatttaatttgataataataaaatggacATAAAAGTTAAgtgtgtaatttttattttgacctTTAAATCTACAGCTGtgaaaatttaatctttaaaaatatcatgATGAAGGTAATTTTAGTTCTTAATTATTGACACGTTAATGCATTGTGAGTGACAACATAACGTATTTATCGTTCTATCATATCATTTGTTACTAAGTCTCATGTCATCAGTTAGatgtaaataaatacattttctttttagaaaatggactataaactattaaaagaactaaaattcCAATAATTTTCAAATGTGGGTTTGTTTAGAGAGTAAAATAACACCATCATAAAACTATAAGATTAAAACGttgatttaagttttttttaagggtataattttcttaattataccTTACAAATACAAAAGACCAACTAATTGAGTTAGTGTTACTTCTAGATTAACATGTGgtattatattaaattcaaagaTCATAATTTTGCCGATAACATGTGTTTAACTCTTTTGTTGGAAAGGGAGGGTGCTATCTTTTACTGTGCAACTCAAGTTTTATCTCATaattaacaaaagaaagatgaacactaatatattagtaaaagtttgagaaacaaattcaaatgttaaatttatataagaatGTTCTTATTGGTTTATATTCGACCGATCGGATAAAATGACATACTAGCTTGGAAGGACCGATGGATCAACGTGCAAAAAAGAGTTCTGTAACCATTCGGTTTCGACAACTGTTGAACATagttaatatgtaattaatatgaCAACAACTATTGATGATCATTAAGAAGTAAATTAATTGGTTAATTCTTATAAACTTTATGAATAGAAGTTTAATTTCCAGATAAACTCACTTTTTTCCTTAACTAAACTACTTAAGACCTCGAGAGAAAGATTCTGATTTGAACATTGGAGTGTATTTTGCAGATCACCCCATACAACGATCGATGATCAAAACACATAGCAGAGCGAATGTTCGACAAAACAGAAACTTCACACAGACGGTATCCTCGTCCCATTTTAGCAGGAACAAAGAACAATATGTTAATAtacatcttttttaaaatatttttcatagatTCTGATTTGAACATCAAGATATATTCTACAGGTCACCCCATACAACGATCGATGATCAGAACACATAGCAAAGCGAATCTTCAACAAAACAAGAACTTCACAGACGCGGTATCCTCGTCCTATTTCAGCGTGAACAAAGAACAATATGTTAATATACatcttttttaaaacatttatcatAGAGTACGTGTTATTTTTTGAGAACGTAGCATACTTAGGTGTATACCTCATTCACTACCtagttttctcttttattataatattgacTTTTTTGACCAGCTTGTCGTATATCTTATCCAGCACTTCAACATGCAACTGCTCCTCTTCACATTAATTGTTTGTATTTCTGAATGAAGACACAAATTGATGTCACTCCCTTCGTCACTGTTCTCATTTATACGTTACTTAGGTTACcaaatcattatatatatactctATTCAATTACATTCATTAACTTTTCTTAATCTCACCTATTAACATAAATTATGCATCAAAGTTAGAACACCATAATATTCTCCTCATGGAACAGATAAGCTTCTATCTTATCTGAATTATTATACATCATAATTAAATGAATCCTTACGCTACCTGGAAATTATAGTAACTCCTAATTATCATAGTTAACTTCACTCATATAGTGCATTCgagatattatattatattatatatatatatatatatatatatattatactgtAGGACTGGAGGGCACGTGACGAGTTACCAAGGATGTCCGGTTAACACTATCAGCTTATGCATAAAATCCTCGTGCCAGCAACATGTTAACTTTATCTGTATCGTTCCAATTCAGTATCCACGACGAGTCCAACGTCTTAGGTAGACTGTCCGGCCAAAGTCAAAGATCAGAGCCTCAGGATTAAGGTAAAATGTGATTAGGGATTTTGGACCAGTATTAGACTGTGATTAAGATTTTGCTAATCAAAACTCatgataaaaactataaataaaggttaaaGGTATGAGATAGTGAATACCTTTGGCAGGTACCGGGCCGAATGTATTATGCATGTATGTATATTTGTTACATTACTCGAAACAATtaaggaaaggaaaaggaaggtGTCTGGCGTGGACCTATAGTAATACTACGTACAAAAAGACATTGGAGTATTGTGCATGAAGACACGACAAAGATGACAAATTAGAGAACAAAACAAGTTATACATAAGTAAACAAACTTATAATAATGTCTGCAAAACTTACCAGAGTGGTTAGAGCAGTTGAGGAAAGAATATCTTTTCCTAAGTCTCCATCAAATGTAAGAAAACTTTAGCATATATTGTACAATATTCTTGGTACATATATTTTGCAGAACATCAGAATTCTTTCTCACAAGACCTTAACTTAGGAAATGAAGGAACCATCAAAGGCATGGAGACCCTTCACTGCAAATTGCTGCTCCACAGAGGATCAAACCGTGTTCAAGAACTTCAGCAGGTGCAAGCCTTCACGTTCTGATTTGTCAAAGAACATTGCTCCTTTGCCATCGTTCAGGAGGCTCTCCTTCTCCGATCTCAGTCGTTCCTCGTCTGTGCGAATCAATGAGGATCTTGCACAGTCTTTTGGCTCGGATTTGTTTGATTTTCAGCTGAGTGAGCTCCGTGCCATAACTCAGAATTTCAGCAGCAACTTCTTGCTGGGAGAAGGAGGGTTTGGAACTGTGCATAAGGGCTACGTAGATGATCATCTCAGGCTTGGTTTGAAGGCACAACCTGTTGCTGTCAAGCTTCTTGACATTGAAGGCTTGCAAGGACACCGTGAATGGCTGGTGAATATCACATTTATTCTTCATTAACTATTATAGGATTATGTTTTTACAtgagaaattgaaattcttttcactCTTAAACTTAATTCATTACTATTATTACAGTTCATTAGTAAATCTTATTTAACccattattatataattatcttaaacACCACTCTTCAAttacaagtttaatttttagtggtgtttcatcttttctttcacCAGATTCAATTTGAATATTAACTGGCTTGAGGAAAAAAGAAACCTTTAATATAttcatgtaattaaatttacaagTCATTATCAGGGTCGTTTAATTTTGGTGGTGTAGTTGTTGGAATCAGAATCTTTGgctatttattttttgaatgagTGTGATGCAACTAGTGGGAGTTGACTAAATCCTTCATACACTCATCTGATTGGGCATCCAAAGAGAAAAGTCAGGGAATTTTATACTAGCTTACAAGACTTTAGCATTGTCCTGcactattattatataatttttgtgttcatattttattattttgattcttgGAAGGATGGATGCAAGTCAATCCCTTATAGTACaagaaaagttaattaaattagtatatataCTGTAATGTAGTAGTTTTGCAACGacctttatttattatatttgagaGAAACTAGAGTAAAGAACAAGGATTATCCTATCAGATGTCAGAAATGCATGGGACAATTTTGTTAagttctttgtttttatttttaatttatcagtTTTCCATCAATagtgaaaaaaattgaactgttttgtatttatttttatattgaaatttggGGAATGAACCACTTATAAATGAATAATTGCATTGGATTGCAGGCAGAAGTGATTTTTCTTGGGCAGTTAAGACACCCCAATTTGGTTAAGTTGATTGGGTATTGTTGTGAAGATGAAGAACGATTACTTGTCTATGAATTCATGCCACGAGGAAGTTTGGAGAATCACCTCTTCAGAAGTATGCATCAAAATCCTTGTACATTTTTAGCTTGTTTGATTTTCACTTGTTACTATGTTCTGTTTTCTAGAACAGTTTACTTAGCAAACAATTTATCATCCAAATTCtgttaaattatgaaaattgtttCCAATACaagtatttaaaaaacaaaactacaGAAACAACTGGGAGATGTTTTTTAATCTCTTCAAGTCCTCTCTGTTCTTATGCTGAAGAGACAAAGTCATAGAAAACAGAAATGTGTTCATTTGATAGGACAGAATACTTGCAATTGTGTTGAGGTAACAAAGAAATTTTAGAAAGTAGAAATTTGTTTCtgaaaacataaacaaacaatGAGTTACTCAGTTACTTACTGCATGTAATTGCAGGGCTAACCTCAATTCCATGGGGGACAAGATTAAAAATTGCAATAGGTGCTGCTAAAGGCCTTTCCTTCTTGCATGGAGCTGAGAAACCAGTCATTTATAGAGACTTCAAGACTTCCAATGTTTTGCTTGATTCAGTACGTGATCAACTACCAATCACTCTCTTTGTTATTGATTAAAACTGTAAAGTAACACAAGAAACTAAATCCAATGAGTTTTTATGCATCATCTGCTTCTGTTTAAAATAGGAGTTCACAGCGAAATTGTCAGATTTTGGACTTGCTAAAATGGGGCCAGAGGGATCCAACACACATGTTTCAACCAGAGTAATGGGCACTTATGGATATGCAGCACCAGAATACATCTCAACAGGTAGGACTAATAAATCTAATCTGTACCTATTTTCTGGCATGTTTATTACTTCCAtaacgagaaaaaaaaatggaattcaACTAATAACTGCTTCCAATTGGGGATAGATGATTATATGATTTACAATCATGACCAATCTCCATATGACATGTTGGTAATTctttttggaaaattgaaaatgtttgtgTCACATGAAAATCCATGGGATAAATCAGTCATATTGCATGTTCATTATTTTCAAGAAGATTAGtattaagaagtggactttaagtttaatttaattttacaaaatcgaTTTATAAGATGAGATTTGTATTCACTTTTATATTGTGAATTTGACTTATTTCTAATCGATGTAGGATTTCCAACAATTATTTCCGGTGTTTGATAATGTACTTTTTGGTAATGAGAACTAAGTTTCATGTGGAGATTGATCAAACCATGTGGAACCAACCATGTAAtagtttattatgaaatttgGTATGTTTTGCAGATTTTAATGCAACATATGATTGTTTACAGGGCATTTAACAACCAAAAGTGATGTCTACAGCTTTGGGGTAGTCCTGCTAGAACTGCTGACAGGAAGAAGAGCAACAGACAAAACAAGACCAAAGACTGAGCAAAACCTTGTGGATTGGTCAAAACCTTACTTGAGTAGCAGTAGGAGGTTGAGGTACATTGTCGATCCAAGGCTTGCAGGCCAATATTCTGTGAAGGGTGCAAAGGAAATTGCCCGTTTGGCATTGCAATGCATAAGTTTGAATCCTAAAGACAGACCAAGAATGCCAATGATTGTTGAAACTCTTGAAGGCTTACAACAGTACAAGGACATGGCTGTTACCAGCGGACACTGGCCAGTGTCACAAAAATCTACTAGGAATAAAGTCTCCAACAATAAGACGAATATGAACACTAGAGCCGGTGCAAACCACAAGCAACCATCACCAGTTCTGAGCAAAAAAACTTGATCGCTACCTTTTAGAAGattggtttttaattaagtatCATGTGGTGTAAGAGTAATTATCAAGCCACcctatatatatgtaattaaatgtataaaacataaatgcaaTATATATTGAGTGTAGATTAAAATCTTCCTTTGACAGTTCAGATTTCTTAACCCGTCAAAATGAATATCAGCTAGCTTTTTAAATCAACTGAAAACATAACTAATTTCTTCAAGTTAAAGCTTTTCCATGTGATTTACAGATCAAGGGAGATTCCAAGAGCATGTAAATGTTATATACTCAATGTTATATGCAATGCTTGAGAAGAAAAACAACCAAGCCAGAAAGATGAgtaaattttcaaatgttttaggACGGGGCAAATCCTACAATTACGTCACATGATTTGACTAGCATTAATATATTCCAAAATTGGAGAGAAGGGACCAAATTATGTAAGCAAATTGCAATAACCCATTAGGCTCAGCGGCTCTCCAGGAAGCACATGTCACaaatctaatataaaaataggCTTCTTTACAGAGTTGATTGAGTGATAATGATAGAaagttaaaatgataaaataaaatgctatttGCATGATAATTATAAGAGTATAACAACTTCTATGACACAGGATCCACCCCACTTTTTTACTAGGATATGCTATTCAAGTGATGTAGAAAAATTAACGTGCAAAATTCTTAAGCTAGCTACTCTGCTTCAGTTTGTTTGGCATCAGAATATGAAAAATTCTAAATTACAGTAAGAACACgttgtaaatttataattaatcacAAGTTGTGGTTTCCTTCTTTCTACATAGGATAAAACTTAACCAGGAATTCAGCATGTTAATAATGACTCTAAATTTCTCTCAAGTCCATTCTGGCATGAGTGTGGATGTTAAATAAGGTTTCTGATTCGGAAACCTACGAAACCTCTGCCACATGAATCCCCTTTTTTCCCTCTAAAGGGGCGTGAGAAatgcaattaaagtaaaatcTAACTAAAAGGTTTATTGCATGCATACCTCCCCCACCCCATAGACCACAgtattcaaaacataaaaacaaaatctatgtCCAAATTTTCAGAATTCCTTTAACAAATGGCCTTCAACAACAAATCCAAGAAGTCCAGTTCCCCTTCTAATTTTACTTTCTGTGTCACCCTTTTCTTCCTTGTCCTCTTCACCATACCAACATTTTTCCTCCTCCACACACCCACCACATGCACCACCCTTTCCAAAACCTGGTCAGGTGATCTTCTTTTAGCCGAATTCGCATGGAACAAACTCCCGTTTCTAGAACAGAACCCTTCACCCGTACCTCTCAAAGTCGCTGTCTTCTCTAGAAAATGGCCTATTGGAAGCACTCCTGGTGGCATGGAGCGCCATGCGTACACACTTCACACTGCTCTAGCTCAGCGGGGCCACAAGGTTCATATATTCACCTCTCCTCCACAAGAAGAAACCACTTCGACCTTTTGTTCAGACGCAACCGGTCACCAAGAAGATGTTAATGCTCCTTCTTCACCATTCATACATTGCCATGAGGGGGAGCCAGGCAAGTGGCGCTACAACAAAGCATGGGAACAGTTTCTGGAACAAAACCAGAAAGAACCCTTCGATGTTGTTCACTCAGAAAGTGTAGCACTTCCTCACTGGCTCGCTCACGACCTTCCAAACCTTGCAGTTTCGTGGCATGGCATAGCACTTGAGAGTTTGCAATCTAGCCTTTTCCAAGACTTAGCTCGTAGAATTGATGAACCTAGATCCCCGGATTTTGACAAAGGCTTATACGGGGTTCTCCCTAAGATTCTAAATGAGATAAGGTTCTTCAGAAACTATGCACACCATGTTGCTATCAGTGATAGTTGTGGTGAAATGTTAAGAGATGTGTACCAAATCCCCAGCAGAAGAGTGCATGTGATTCTTAATGGAGTTGATGAGGGTGACTTCAGAGAAGATGTGGAATTGGGAAAGGAATTTAGAACCAAAATTGGCATTCCAAGCAATGCTAGTTTAGTGCTTGGTGTCGCTGGAAGATTAGTTAGGGACAAAGGCCACCCTCTCCTTCATGAAGCATACTCTAGGCTAATAACAAAACATCCTAATGTGTATTTGATTGTAGCTGGCTCAGGACCATGGGAGAACCGATATAGGGATTTAGGAAATCAAGTTCTTGTTCTTGGATCCATGAGTCTTTCCATGCTACGAGCATTCTACAATGCCATTGACATTTTTGTCAATCCTACACTTAGACCACAAGGCCTTGATCTTACTCTGATGGAAGCCATGATGAGTGGGAAACCCCTTTTGGCATCAAGATTTCCAAGCATCAAAGGTAGTGTTGTGGTGGATGATGAATTTGGCTTTATGTTCTCTCCCAACGTGGAATCCCTCATGGAGGCACTTGAAGCAGTGGTGAAGGAAGGAAAGGTAAGGCTTGCAAGGAGGGGAAAGGCATGCCGTGAATATGCAGTTTCTATGTTTACAGCAACAAAGATGGCGTTGGCCTATGAGAGACTATTCCTGTGcataaaagaagataaattttGTAACTATCATTGAGGtgtaatctttttctttccatcaTTGACTTATCTGCTTATGTTATTCAGACATcagtaacaaaaaaatttaatatttgtcaATTTGAGATATTGTTTTGGTGATTAAAATTTCCTGTATCACTTTATCCGCGTTGTGGTTTGGAAGACCATATtctatatatgattataatGTTACAGTGAACTTTTTACCTACCTGTACACGATATTACAGTAGGCTTAAAAAGGGAGCTATATATACTTTCTGATAATGAAGTCAGAAGGAAAAGTCGCAGGTACTTGTCTGGTTTGAAGAGTCTGTCTTTGTTTCAAGCCTTCTATCATTAGTAGTTAGCGTATCAGAGGAACTATGCAAGAACATAATTATGCCCCCAAGGCTACTATGAACTTCCAAAACACAATCACCACGAGGCTGAGTCAGCTAAATGAAGTTACTGACAGTGACTGAATTGGTCTGAATCAGAGTTCACCAAAACCCTTTAACCAAGAGGGCACCATAGGATTTGCCATCAACTATTCTATGGTTTCCATCTTTCACCGGTGTAATATGCTAAGACACAAGTTACTGCACCGAAATCCTCGAACGATGTCTCTCAAAATGATCATAGGCGTGTTTGGTTCTCAAGAACAACAGCACACTAGAAGCTAGTCCTAGGACAGACATTCCTCCCCACCACACAAATGTCCAAAAGTAGCACTTCCTTCCCATGCACACCAGTGTATCACCTGTGACTGAGTAAGCATTGGCATCGTAGATCGCTGCAGCCAGCAAACCATACAGAAGAGACCCAATTGGAATGTTCGTTATGAGA
Proteins encoded:
- the LOC106776899 gene encoding uncharacterized protein LOC106776899 translates to MAFNNKSKKSSSPSNFTFCVTLFFLVLFTIPTFFLLHTPTTCTTLSKTWSGDLLLAEFAWNKLPFLEQNPSPVPLKVAVFSRKWPIGSTPGGMERHAYTLHTALAQRGHKVHIFTSPPQEETTSTFCSDATGHQEDVNAPSSPFIHCHEGEPGKWRYNKAWEQFLEQNQKEPFDVVHSESVALPHWLAHDLPNLAVSWHGIALESLQSSLFQDLARRIDEPRSPDFDKGLYGVLPKILNEIRFFRNYAHHVAISDSCGEMLRDVYQIPSRRVHVILNGVDEGDFREDVELGKEFRTKIGIPSNASLVLGVAGRLVRDKGHPLLHEAYSRLITKHPNVYLIVAGSGPWENRYRDLGNQVLVLGSMSLSMLRAFYNAIDIFVNPTLRPQGLDLTLMEAMMSGKPLLASRFPSIKGSVVVDDEFGFMFSPNVESLMEALEAVVKEGKVRLARRGKACREYAVSMFTATKMALAYERLFLCIKEDKFCNYH
- the LOC106776903 gene encoding uncharacterized protein LOC106776903 is translated as MESGCCFCFFSSKKSVVVGRNGRSSSEEVQWGKNDEMLSDRSTFSVKEQEKRLKKALEEEEKVSKEAERVVQWVKHESAKIHLSAVKSVLNEPQKESNVV
- the LOC106776902 gene encoding uncharacterized protein LOC106776902, translated to MGFYDFSDTDNESAIEEIISLAQDACVLDQLSAINCAGITNSVLPSHLETRFRNLKSFPPTKARTFPTPTSRNEASFNFSPSKQNPDSGYTSSHDKKGVEEKPKDESVSSPPFTPSSSEKSSMSSIFKPAQKDGSKQHSPLQSSSSPSPSPPRRRGCLWCSPKKKEQKKKNKENWDDEILSSLGSFSIKEQQKMLKKAMKEEEKVSREAEKIVQWAKLASARMNASDIDDELSD
- the LOC106776900 gene encoding probable serine/threonine-protein kinase PBL15, which translates into the protein MKEPSKAWRPFTANCCSTEDQTVFKNFSRCKPSRSDLSKNIAPLPSFRRLSFSDLSRSSSVRINEDLAQSFGSDLFDFQLSELRAITQNFSSNFLLGEGGFGTVHKGYVDDHLRLGLKAQPVAVKLLDIEGLQGHREWLAEVIFLGQLRHPNLVKLIGYCCEDEERLLVYEFMPRGSLENHLFRRLTSIPWGTRLKIAIGAAKGLSFLHGAEKPVIYRDFKTSNVLLDSEFTAKLSDFGLAKMGPEGSNTHVSTRVMGTYGYAAPEYISTGHLTTKSDVYSFGVVLLELLTGRRATDKTRPKTEQNLVDWSKPYLSSSRRLRYIVDPRLAGQYSVKGAKEIARLALQCISLNPKDRPRMPMIVETLEGLQQYKDMAVTSGHWPVSQKSTRNKVSNNKTNMNTRAGANHKQPSPVLSKKT